A genome region from Cryptosporidium parvum Iowa II chromosome 8, whole genome shotgun sequence includes the following:
- a CDS encoding secreted alpha beta hydrolase family protein, signal peptide, duplicated adjacent gene: MGKYAWNLYRWKTLSILIILFVISVDHDPARKSNLYARSIPLKKSELLSTEQCRHVYNSIESLTINFLLRKDNDICKSRENSEKSWQRKLLKAAQPPYLEFHNEIYPTKMNLEMEYLAKNNRSAMLSSMGTGDDHSKCFILGFSGYGNRGMWSAAVAKGLAFQFFDNNVPLRWDIVSGISSGGFNALVSSHFVPGGNRTDTSFQNDLSLLSTTNSAQKLFNNTFLFNDTSSREDGLICPNNDKDIKLEFWFNLGGNKKKQKCYSNPNDINISEIYYSGNSKRIENELSFTNYLYEIYMRANPKVINDNCSVPTSQDSTRWWSTILHTFTNFGKKPITSFCTMKGWKKFYSDSMLKFMNKKREALVSASRFFDGTLIHWSLQYIFSQIYNRNIGKEKNSHSTEADIEWVEITKDDASVLADIATASNAVSGVYMPIKVNNDYYVWGGMRGEANIEAAIERCKEIKPGINEEDIVIDFITGSYYREEIFLSGSYVELLGKEHYFGKMFRRIKNFFHRTNEYSRPDPPQLFELFNRAWEFVTASSRGMFPIQALKRKYPNVKLRFIIRPKTLRFFPKSSYFFPENKDKLLIMTDGYYMGYNAIIVDSDSIEIKNSV; the protein is encoded by the coding sequence ATGGGTAAATATGCATGGAACTTGTATAGATGGAAGACACTATCCATCTTAATTATCTTGTTCGTAATATCTGTGGATCATGATCCGGCACGTAAATCAAACCTCTACGCCAGATCCATCCCATTGAAGAAATCGGAGCTCCTTTCAACAGAACAGTGTCGCCATGTTTATAACAGTATTGAATCTTTGACTATAAACTTTTTACTTCGTAAGGACAATGATATTTGTAAGAGTAGGGAAAACTCTGAGAAATCATGGCAGAGAAAGTTACTCAAGGCGGCTCAGCCTCCATACTTAGAATTTCATAATGAGATTTATCCAACAAAAATGAACCTAGAAATGGAATACCTTGCTAAGAATAACAGATCTGCTATGCTTTCAAGCATGGGAACAGGAGATGACCACTCTAAATGTTTTATTTTAGGCTTTTCTGGCTATGGGAATAGAGGAATGTGGTCAGCAGCTGTAGCTAAGGGCCTTGCATTTCAGTTCTTTGACAATAACGTTCCTCTAAGATGGGATATAGTATCTGGAATTTCATCTGGTGGATTTAATGCTTTAGTTTCGTCTCACTTTGTTCCAGGTGGTAATAGAACTGATACTTCATTCCAAAATGATTTAAGTTTGCTTAGCACAACAAACTCTGCACAGAAACTATTCAATAATACATTCCTTTTCAATGATACGAGCAGCAGAGAAGATGGTCTTATTTGCCCAAATAATGATAAGGACATTAAACTTGAGTTTTGGTTTAATCTCGGGggaaataagaaaaaacaaaaatgcTATTCCAACCcaaatgatattaatattagtgaaatttattattctgGAAATTCTAAAAgaatagaaaatgaattaagcTTTACCAATTATCTATATGAAATCTATATGAGAGCCAATCCAAAagttattaatgataattgTTCAGTTCCTACTTCTCAAGATTCAACAAGATGGTGGTCAACCATTCTTCATACCTTTACTAATTTTGGGAAGAAACCCATTACTAGTTTTTGTACGATGAAAGGTTGGAAAAAGTTCTATAGTGATTCTATGCTTAAGTTTATGAACAAGAAAAGGGAGGCTCTAGTGAGTGCTTCGAGGTTTTTTGATGGAACTCTTATTCACTGGAGCCTTCAATACATTTTTTCCCAAATATACAACAGAAATATCggtaaagaaaaaaatagtcACTCTACTGAAGCAGATATTGAATGGGTAGAGATTACTAAAGATGACGCTTCTGTACTTGCAGATATTGCTACGGCTAGCAATGCAGTATCTGGGGTTTATATGCCAATCAAAGTTAATAACGACTACTATGTATGGGGTGGAATGAGGGGAGAAGCAAACATTGAAGCTGCTATAGAAAGGTGTAAAGAAATTAAGCCTGGAATTAATGAAGAGGATATAGTTATTGACTTTATTACTGGATCATATTATAGAGAAGAGATTTTCTTATCAGGATCATACGTTGAGCTACTTGGAAAAGAACATTACTTTGGTAAAATGtttagaagaattaaaaacttTTTCCACAGAACAAATGAATATTCTAGGCCAGACCCTCCTCAATTGTTTGAACTATTTAACAGAGCTTGGGAATTTGTCACCGCTTCATCTAGAGGAATGTTTCCAATTCAAGCactaaaaagaaaatatccTAATGTTAAGTtaagatttattattagacCAAAAACCCTTAGGTTTTTTCCAAAAAGCTCTTATTTTTTCCCTGAAAACAAAGACAAGCTTCTGATCATGACCGATGGATACTATATGGGATATAATGCAATCATTGTTGATTCTGAttcaatagaaataaaaaattcagtataa
- a CDS encoding secreted alpha beta hydrolase family protein, signal peptide, duplicated adjacent gene — MKAVYLILYIFFIYQFVAAEAFTFRNRKEDERRELFSNFTQEIEKAQYLFEEIAVKNNNSMIFKLLTSQSDKEGYSPNIIDSNLSSYLNTPSEMICQIKNIPEFYYKSKEDKCYVLLLSGGANRGAWQTGVLRGLLGQHITKYNNTIRWDVIGGVSIGGILALAGLFHEPGEEFSYVKNLWNLWSNIRQDYLSDCTLPIWKNILKFATHYIGGLFGSKKKLRNSICDHTPLFFYLNDTFGHQIEPYKNKTYVKMKREMANNRTLKIKRREVLVSAVRYEDGEYISWNSSSTKLPDLINATLASTSVPGAFSPVLINGSHYMDGGVVMNMNIEHSIQACFKLGLAKRQEDVVIDAIETFPDTGPKVSDEESNTESQEITFTKLLSRSFSILHSQVRGLKLLKNVLCKYPKINLRYYISPTIEEYKQFPKNAFDGNNLTGILHMLRSGLHKGWSNNFTSVNECIFDSHGNPSNILGSELFSIDE, encoded by the coding sequence ATGAAAGCTGTATATCTAAtactttatattttttttatttatcaGTTTGTTGCAGCTGAAGCGTTCACATTTAGGAATCgaaaagaagatgaaaGACGCGAACTCTTTAGTAACTTTACtcaagaaattgaaaaggCTCAATACCTCTTCGAGGAAATTGCCGTTAAAAATAACAACAGCATGATCTTTAAGTTATTAACTTCTCAGAGTGATAAAGAAGGTTACtctccaaatattattgattcaaatttaagCAGTTATCTAAATACTCCTTCTGAAATGATTTgtcaaataaaaaacatTCCAGAGTTTTACTATAAATCCAAGGAAGATAAATGTTATGTTCTTTTGCTTTCTGGAGGAGCAAACAGAGGAGCCTGGCAAACAGGAGTTTTAAGAGGTTTATTGGGCCAGCATATCACCAAATACAACAATACTATTAGATGGGATGTAATAGGGGGTGTATCAATTGGAGGAATCTTAGCTCTTGCTGGATTATTCCATGAGCCTGGTGAAGAATTTTCTTATGTGAAAAATTTGTGGAATCTTTGGTCTAATATTAGACAGGACTATCTTTCTGATTGTACGCTTCCTATTTGGAAAAATATCCTTAAATTTGCTACTCACTATATAGGAGGCCTTTTTGgttcaaaaaagaaacttAGAAATTCGATTTGCGATCATACTCCcttatttttctatttaaaTGACACTTTTGGTCACCAAATTGAACCTTATAAAAACAAAACTTATGTAAAAATGAAACGAGAAATGGCTAATAATCGTACattgaaaattaaaagaagagAAGTGTTGGTATCAGCTGTGAGATATGAAGATGGTGAGTATATTTCATGGAATTCTAGCTCTACAAAACTACctgatttaattaatgcTACGCTTGCCTCTACATCTGTACCCGGTGCATTTTCACCTGTTTTAATAAATGGATCCCACTATATGGATGGTGGGGTTGTTATGAATATGAATATCGAACATTCAATTCAAGCTTGTTTCAAATTAGGTCTTGCAAAAAGACAAGAAGATGTAGTTATTGATGCAATTGAAACTTTCCCAGATACAGGACCAAAAGTTAGTGACGAAGAGTCTAACACTGAAAGCCAAGAAATTACTTTTACAAAGTTGTTGTCAAGAAGTTTTTCCATTCTTCACTCTCAAGTTAGAGGATTGAAGCTATTAAAGAATGTTTTATGTAAGTATCCAAAAATTAACTTGAGATATTATATCTCTCCAACTattgaagaatataaaCAATTTCCCAAAAATGCATTTGACGGAAATAATCTTACAGGTATTCTCCATATGTTGAGATCTGGCCTGCATAAAGGTTGGAGCAACAACTTCACTAGTGTTAATGAGTGTATCTTTGATTCTCATGGCAATCCATCCAATATTTTGGGATCAGAACTTTTTTCAATTGATGAATGA